The following are encoded in a window of Paenibacillus polymyxa genomic DNA:
- a CDS encoding ketoacyl-ACP synthase III — translation MSHIKIKALGVYHPPHSLDNEYYVRHFDERGKDIRRFMEHMGRKQRYIIDDPNENGLTMGIAAAQKALEQAGMTGRDVDMIVFSTQVPESLFPMNALFVHQAIGARHDVAVMDSNANCAGMTVAVDQASRSMLSNPDVRTALIIGSDYNSLISDPEDEITYANYGDAACAAILERTEEDTGFIDSMYFTDPVNIDKILYPAQGLAATLQRNAPGKYIQWLPFDANMALPPTFDLLERILKKNGLTPQDVRAYCLSQFSLANVLKIQDHLELEDAQMIYVGDRYGYTGTSSPFIALYEGIESGRIRRGDYVLFWTIGAGYQLVAMLFKY, via the coding sequence ATGAGCCATATCAAAATAAAAGCACTGGGTGTGTACCATCCGCCCCATTCGTTGGATAACGAATACTATGTTCGCCATTTTGACGAGCGGGGCAAAGATATTCGACGCTTCATGGAGCATATGGGTAGAAAACAGCGTTATATCATTGATGATCCGAACGAAAACGGCCTAACCATGGGAATTGCAGCTGCGCAAAAAGCTCTGGAACAGGCCGGTATGACAGGCCGTGATGTGGATATGATCGTGTTCTCCACTCAAGTTCCTGAGTCACTGTTTCCGATGAATGCTTTGTTTGTTCACCAGGCGATTGGGGCGAGACATGATGTGGCCGTGATGGATTCCAACGCGAATTGTGCAGGGATGACAGTCGCTGTCGATCAAGCCAGTCGGTCGATGCTATCTAATCCTGACGTGCGGACAGCGCTTATTATCGGTTCAGATTATAATTCACTCATTTCCGATCCGGAGGATGAGATTACTTATGCGAACTATGGAGATGCTGCATGTGCGGCTATTTTGGAGCGTACAGAAGAAGACACCGGTTTTATAGATTCAATGTATTTTACGGACCCAGTCAATATAGATAAAATTTTGTACCCGGCTCAGGGGTTAGCGGCAACACTCCAAAGGAACGCCCCCGGAAAATATATTCAGTGGCTTCCGTTCGATGCCAATATGGCCTTGCCTCCTACATTTGATCTGCTTGAACGCATTTTAAAAAAGAATGGGCTGACGCCTCAGGATGTACGGGCTTATTGTCTGTCTCAGTTCTCGTTAGCAAATGTATTGAAGATTCAGGATCACTTGGAGCTAGAGGATGCCCAAATGATTTATGTGGGTGATCGATATGGTTACACAGGTACCAGTAGCCCGTTCATTGCGCTATATGAAGGTATTGAATCGGGTCGTATCCGGCGCGGTGATTATGTGCTGTTCTGGACGATTGGAGCTGGATATCAGCTGGTTGCTATGTTGTTTAAATATTAG
- a CDS encoding helix-turn-helix domain-containing protein, giving the protein MIRFTLEEMLKKREMSMYALSKSSGIRPNTISQWVTNEGVDVKSVTIETLDRVCSVLDCQPGDLIKYIPQNGEEFTNQN; this is encoded by the coding sequence ATGATTCGTTTTACACTTGAAGAGATGCTCAAGAAAAGAGAAATGAGTATGTATGCACTGTCTAAAAGCTCAGGCATCCGTCCAAATACCATAAGCCAGTGGGTAACAAACGAGGGCGTTGACGTAAAGTCTGTAACTATCGAGACTCTTGATAGAGTTTGCTCCGTATTAGACTGTCAACCGGGGGATTTGATTAAATACATACCTCAGAATGGCGAAGAATTTACTAATCAAAATTAA
- a CDS encoding GNAT family N-acetyltransferase: protein MFYGERIKLAAVREEDAEVMFKWGEDAKYLRNVDTDLALPYTLKQMESEGSPRSNEVYFRLRTLADDVLIGFVAIHGIEWNNRSGQLAIGIGNTDYRGKSFGAEAVRLILRYAFYELNLNRVGLDVIEYNTQAIRTYEKAGFQLEGRVRSAVLRDGNSYDRIMMGILYSEWSSTVQI, encoded by the coding sequence TTGTTTTATGGGGAACGAATAAAATTGGCCGCAGTCAGGGAAGAAGATGCCGAAGTGATGTTCAAATGGGGTGAGGATGCGAAGTATCTGCGAAATGTAGATACGGATTTGGCGCTCCCCTACACGTTGAAACAGATGGAGTCAGAAGGATCTCCCCGCTCTAACGAGGTCTATTTTCGATTAAGAACATTGGCAGATGATGTCTTGATCGGATTTGTTGCTATCCACGGGATTGAGTGGAATAATCGCAGCGGACAGCTGGCAATAGGTATAGGTAATACGGACTACCGCGGCAAGAGCTTTGGGGCAGAAGCGGTACGGCTCATTCTTCGTTATGCGTTTTATGAGCTCAATTTGAATCGGGTCGGCTTGGATGTGATTGAGTACAATACACAAGCGATCCGAACTTATGAGAAGGCGGGGTTCCAGCTTGAGGGTAGAGTTCGTTCCGCTGTTCTTCGTGATGGTAACAGTTATGATCGTATCATGATGGGTATCCTGTATTCTGAATGGAGCTCGACTGTTCAAATATAA
- a CDS encoding cell wall hydrolase, translating into MKKLSILILSCACMLGTVLSVAPGQAQAQTQTSALKKGIQSERVLELQQQLHSLGYFKAGFTGYYGSLTSKAVARFQRDNGLTPDGVAGAATQAKLKSFGKVRVTALDQLARIIYSEARGESFEGQVAVGAVVLNRVQSGEFPSSIPDVILQPGQFTAVQDGQYRLKPNKTAYRAARQALNGADPTNGSLFYYNPAIATAKWSKSRPAVISLGRHTFTN; encoded by the coding sequence ATGAAAAAATTATCTATTTTAATCCTGTCCTGCGCATGTATGCTAGGTACTGTATTGTCAGTCGCACCAGGACAAGCACAAGCACAAACACAAACGTCAGCTTTGAAAAAAGGGATTCAAAGCGAACGGGTGCTGGAGCTTCAACAGCAGCTTCATTCGCTCGGTTATTTCAAGGCTGGGTTTACTGGGTACTATGGTTCTCTGACCAGTAAAGCGGTGGCTCGTTTTCAACGAGATAACGGTCTGACACCTGATGGAGTAGCCGGAGCGGCAACACAAGCCAAGCTGAAATCCTTCGGAAAGGTACGCGTAACCGCGCTGGATCAACTGGCTCGTATCATTTATTCTGAGGCGCGCGGAGAATCGTTCGAAGGTCAAGTGGCTGTTGGCGCTGTCGTATTAAACCGTGTGCAGTCCGGCGAGTTTCCAAGCTCGATCCCGGACGTTATTTTGCAGCCTGGCCAATTCACCGCTGTACAGGATGGTCAATACCGCCTGAAACCAAACAAGACGGCATACCGTGCAGCCAGGCAGGCACTTAACGGTGCTGATCCGACTAATGGGTCCTTGTTTTATTACAACCCGGCCATTGCCACAGCCAAATGGAGTAAAAGTCGTCCGGCTGTCATCTCACTCGGTCGCCATACGTTTACGAATTAA
- a CDS encoding glycosyl hydrolase produces MKSHSTRFWLQRVLLLMLVLLFSGSQQSFIVADAAPPINVQASAKAKQLLTYLSNVPDDMLISGQHDYLEAPDEQNNKLQQISGQYAGLHGYEFGGLANQSRTALQEQRQHVVNSAIQWSQDGGIVAITFHQALPGTPKTWKNVQAKITQAEFNRYITPGTPQYKQLIADLDEVALSLKTLRDADVPVLWRPYHEMNGNWFWWGNKQNYAKLWNLMYDRFTHVHHLDNLLWVWSPNAPNAYSTPYNLSFPGINRVDILAADIYNNDYKSSYYTELLKLAQGKPMGIGESDILPSAKVLQNQPAWAYAMTWGKELSATNSQAAIRHFMNQNNIITRDLLHESLR; encoded by the coding sequence ATGAAATCTCACTCAACACGCTTTTGGTTACAGAGGGTGCTACTGCTAATGCTTGTTTTACTCTTCAGCGGCTCTCAGCAATCATTCATTGTTGCCGATGCCGCCCCGCCAATTAATGTTCAGGCCTCTGCCAAAGCTAAGCAATTACTCACCTACCTATCTAATGTACCGGATGATATGCTAATTTCCGGGCAGCATGATTACTTAGAGGCACCGGATGAACAAAATAACAAGCTACAACAAATCAGCGGACAATACGCAGGACTTCACGGCTATGAGTTTGGAGGATTAGCTAATCAGTCTCGTACGGCCCTACAAGAGCAACGTCAGCATGTTGTGAATAGTGCTATCCAATGGAGTCAGGACGGCGGAATCGTAGCTATTACCTTCCATCAGGCGCTACCGGGCACACCCAAAACGTGGAAAAATGTACAAGCAAAAATAACTCAAGCTGAATTTAATCGTTACATCACGCCGGGTACCCCGCAATATAAACAACTGATCGCCGATCTGGATGAGGTGGCTCTGTCCCTTAAGACTTTACGAGACGCGGATGTACCTGTTTTATGGAGACCCTATCATGAGATGAACGGCAACTGGTTTTGGTGGGGGAACAAGCAAAATTACGCTAAGTTGTGGAATCTAATGTATGATCGGTTCACTCATGTCCATCATCTGGATAACCTGTTGTGGGTGTGGAGTCCCAATGCCCCAAACGCATATAGCACTCCCTATAATCTATCCTTCCCAGGTATTAACCGGGTAGATATTCTTGCAGCTGATATCTATAATAATGATTATAAATCCTCCTATTACACTGAATTGCTAAAGCTTGCGCAGGGCAAGCCTATGGGAATCGGAGAAAGTGATATTCTGCCGAGTGCGAAGGTGCTGCAAAACCAGCCAGCCTGGGCCTATGCCATGACATGGGGAAAGGAGCTGTCTGCAACCAATTCACAAGCAGCAATCAGACATTTTATGAACCAAAATAATATCATCACACGAGACCTTCTTCATGAGTCCCTCCGCTGA
- a CDS encoding tyrosine-type recombinase/integrase, translated as MEHLAEDIAPPTFNNRLVYLRTFFNYCMREGELSTNPLASVKKRKTENRAVAVEVDVLNALLAAPNQNTFVGLRDYTLILLTLDTGIRPSEGTKLIPQDFNASLREIYVPAKVAKGRVARTLPISETTTKALRKLISVRAPEWSDDIPIFCSYEGRSLNRHTWGDRMEIYCKKIGTHIRPYDLRHVFALEFLRNGANAFAAQRALGHSTMEMTRRYVALVNDDLKTEHAKASPVDRLFKSTKAKRNTKI; from the coding sequence ATGGAGCATCTAGCGGAGGACATCGCGCCGCCAACGTTTAACAATCGACTCGTTTACTTACGCACATTCTTTAACTACTGTATGAGAGAGGGCGAGCTATCCACGAATCCGCTCGCAAGTGTAAAGAAACGCAAGACAGAAAACCGAGCCGTTGCGGTCGAGGTAGACGTGCTTAATGCGTTGTTGGCCGCGCCTAACCAAAACACTTTCGTCGGCCTACGCGACTATACGCTCATCCTTTTAACGCTAGATACAGGCATCCGCCCGTCGGAGGGTACGAAGCTAATACCGCAGGATTTTAACGCATCTTTGCGGGAAATTTACGTACCGGCAAAGGTGGCGAAGGGTCGCGTTGCCCGGACGCTTCCTATATCGGAGACTACAACGAAGGCGCTGCGGAAACTGATATCGGTGCGTGCGCCTGAGTGGAGCGATGACATTCCGATATTTTGTTCGTATGAAGGGCGGTCACTTAACCGCCATACGTGGGGCGACCGTATGGAGATATACTGCAAAAAGATCGGAACGCATATTCGACCATATGACTTAAGGCATGTATTCGCGTTGGAGTTCCTGCGTAACGGAGCGAATGCTTTCGCGGCACAGCGGGCTCTCGGCCACTCTACGATGGAAATGACACGGCGTTATGTAGCGCTTGTAAACGATGATTTGAAAACGGAGCACGCGAAGGCGAGTCCGGTTGATCGGCTTTTTAAGAGTACGAAGGCAAAACGGAATACGAAAATATAA
- a CDS encoding glycerol dehydrogenase yields MANVVRSVTSPKKFISGQNLLSSLNDYIKDYGDKAFVICDEFILERAQKEAGASIEAAGNQVVFEKFQYECTKEEIDRNRELVRKHGSNIIIGIGGGKTLDTAKATAYYEKLPVVIFPTIASTDAPCTALAVIYKKDGSFDEYLFLPTNPDVVLADTGILAAAPARFFAAGIGDALATYFEARACYQANGDNLVLNKPSTTGLGLARLCYDTLLENAVKAKRAVDRKVYTRAVEDTIEATIYLSGVGAESGGLAAAHAIHNGMTAVPSLHKAQHGEKVTFGLLTQLVLENAPKEELETVIKLVKDVGLPLTLRDLGVEEFVEAEWRQVAEAACASNDTMVNMPFPVSPADVYNAIIAANAIAESYQE; encoded by the coding sequence ATGGCAAACGTCGTAAGGTCCGTTACTTCACCCAAGAAATTTATTTCTGGACAAAATCTACTCTCGTCGTTAAATGACTATATTAAGGATTATGGCGATAAAGCCTTTGTCATTTGTGATGAGTTCATACTTGAAAGGGCCCAAAAGGAGGCAGGTGCTTCGATTGAAGCAGCTGGTAACCAGGTGGTCTTCGAGAAATTTCAATATGAATGTACAAAAGAAGAGATTGATCGTAACCGCGAATTGGTGCGTAAACATGGTTCGAACATTATCATAGGGATTGGCGGGGGAAAAACATTGGATACCGCCAAGGCAACGGCTTATTATGAAAAGCTGCCTGTTGTTATTTTCCCAACCATTGCTTCTACAGATGCTCCTTGTACTGCGCTTGCGGTTATATACAAAAAAGATGGCTCTTTTGATGAATATCTGTTCCTGCCTACTAATCCAGACGTTGTACTGGCGGATACAGGCATCCTGGCAGCAGCGCCTGCACGTTTCTTTGCAGCTGGAATCGGTGATGCACTGGCCACTTATTTTGAAGCTCGTGCCTGCTATCAGGCCAATGGAGATAACCTGGTTCTGAACAAGCCTTCCACTACAGGGCTGGGACTTGCTCGTCTTTGTTATGATACGTTGCTGGAAAATGCTGTGAAGGCCAAACGTGCTGTGGATCGTAAAGTATATACTCGTGCGGTTGAGGATACGATTGAAGCTACTATTTATCTGAGCGGTGTTGGTGCAGAATCAGGTGGATTGGCAGCAGCACATGCCATTCATAATGGCATGACGGCTGTTCCTTCGCTCCATAAAGCACAGCATGGTGAGAAAGTTACATTCGGTTTGTTAACCCAGCTAGTGCTGGAAAATGCACCGAAAGAGGAACTGGAAACCGTGATTAAACTGGTGAAGGATGTAGGCCTTCCGTTGACGCTTCGTGACTTGGGTGTAGAGGAATTTGTTGAGGCTGAATGGCGCCAAGTGGCTGAAGCTGCTTGTGCATCGAATGATACAATGGTCAACATGCCGTTCCCGGTTAGTCCTGCTGACGTGTACAATGCAATCATTGCAGCGAATGCAATAGCAGAATCCTATCAAGAATAG
- a CDS encoding type II toxin-antitoxin system HicB family antitoxin, whose protein sequence is MKNRYVYPAIFDYPGEGSDDGISVSFPDLPGAYTCGDTDEEALYMAKDCLALHLYGMEADGDDIPEASRLVSVVTEANQSVVLIDVWMPK, encoded by the coding sequence ATGAAAAACCGATACGTATACCCCGCTATATTCGATTACCCAGGCGAAGGATCAGACGATGGCATTTCGGTCAGCTTCCCGGACTTACCTGGCGCCTACACTTGCGGCGACACAGACGAAGAAGCGCTATATATGGCGAAGGACTGCCTTGCGCTGCATCTCTACGGAATGGAAGCGGATGGCGACGATATTCCGGAAGCCTCACGCTTGGTAAGCGTCGTAACAGAGGCGAACCAGTCCGTCGTGTTGATTGACGTATGGATGCCGAAGTAG
- a CDS encoding DUF2642 domain-containing protein, whose protein sequence is MNSNQMLNYNVNQPFPHHPTSHHVVVHPVDPYVVETLKSVIGKYVVLETTRGRIDGCVVDCKPDHVILDVYGKKFFVRISEIVWIMPN, encoded by the coding sequence TTGAATTCAAATCAAATGCTCAATTACAACGTTAATCAACCTTTCCCCCACCATCCTACCTCTCACCACGTCGTGGTGCACCCTGTAGATCCGTACGTCGTAGAAACATTAAAATCGGTGATCGGCAAGTACGTTGTACTTGAGACAACACGTGGCAGAATTGATGGATGTGTAGTGGACTGTAAGCCTGATCATGTCATTTTAGATGTATACGGAAAAAAATTCTTTGTTCGAATCAGCGAAATCGTATGGATTATGCCCAACTAA
- a CDS encoding cupin domain-containing protein produces the protein MNSYMDYTSPTVQFTYDLSDNVLFQKDAQNSINELSIQQLNTLANVSLLDIRLSTANVVEPHYHQNATELVYCISGAVTVSLINPFTRELRHFPITPGQVANVPQGWWHYLVATMDNTHLLTMFDAPTPEFILGSDILRLTPNNILAHTYCLDENKVQEALAPIKKPVIIGPPNDCKQQPPRKPGIHVRLADASSHHQAVPQRDYAYTNGYPGFSFNPYQE, from the coding sequence GTGAATTCATATATGGATTACACCTCTCCTACTGTACAATTCACCTATGATTTAAGCGACAATGTTTTGTTTCAGAAGGATGCTCAAAATTCGATCAACGAGCTGTCGATCCAGCAGCTGAATACATTGGCAAATGTATCGCTGCTGGATATTCGCCTCAGCACTGCTAATGTTGTGGAGCCTCACTATCACCAAAATGCCACAGAACTGGTCTACTGCATCTCTGGAGCAGTAACCGTGTCACTGATTAACCCATTTACCCGTGAGTTACGACATTTTCCGATCACACCTGGCCAAGTGGCTAACGTCCCTCAAGGATGGTGGCATTATCTGGTCGCCACGATGGATAACACTCATTTGTTGACGATGTTTGATGCCCCGACCCCTGAATTCATACTGGGATCTGACATTTTGCGCCTAACGCCAAATAACATTCTGGCTCATACTTACTGCCTGGATGAGAATAAGGTTCAGGAAGCGCTCGCCCCTATTAAAAAACCTGTCATCATCGGTCCTCCCAATGACTGCAAGCAGCAGCCCCCCCGAAAACCAGGGATACATGTAAGGCTTGCTGATGCTTCATCACACCATCAAGCCGTCCCCCAAAGAGATTACGCCTATACTAACGGATATCCTGGCTTCTCTTTTAATCCCTATCAAGAATAG
- a CDS encoding YnfA family protein encodes MLKAALLFILAGIAEIGGGYLIWQWLREGKTWYVGLCGGVILAVYGIIATFQVFSSFGRVYAAYGGVFIVLSIVWGWWIDKKTPDLYDFIGGLICLVGITVILFPRSG; translated from the coding sequence GTGTTAAAAGCAGCTTTACTTTTTATATTAGCTGGCATCGCTGAAATTGGAGGAGGATATTTGATTTGGCAGTGGCTGCGTGAAGGGAAGACATGGTATGTCGGACTTTGCGGCGGAGTAATTTTGGCTGTGTATGGAATCATCGCTACCTTTCAGGTTTTTTCCTCCTTTGGGCGTGTGTATGCAGCATACGGAGGTGTCTTTATTGTTCTTTCCATCGTATGGGGCTGGTGGATTGATAAAAAGACACCCGACTTGTACGATTTCATTGGTGGATTGATTTGTTTGGTCGGTATAACTGTAATCCTGTTTCCGCGATCAGGGTGA
- a CDS encoding tyrosine-type recombinase/integrase, with product MDYKEKRKKIIEQKQNKELLEMDEAITGFLQSRKLKNLTENTHDFYFQTLSKFKEFLAENDVSRPIDVITEDVYEFIQRRLDIGNKASTVNKYIRGLRAFFNHLHSSGYLNENPMEPIDKLVEEKRINRTLSREQVVALLDAPDRGTIAGFRTYVFLLVLLDTGVRLEEALTFRVHDVYWQEQVIQIYGKGRTERVVPFSETLALRLREYQEMRGEQEHDIFFVNAEGQPLRRRYVQEQISDYGKLANIKGVRVSCHSLRYTFARNYLMNGGDIVSLMSIMGHKTLEMVKLYAEMYQPDISVQHTKYSPVNSILSD from the coding sequence ATGGACTACAAAGAGAAGAGAAAGAAAATCATTGAACAAAAGCAGAACAAGGAACTATTGGAGATGGATGAAGCTATAACTGGATTCCTTCAATCAAGAAAACTGAAGAATTTGACTGAGAATACGCATGATTTTTACTTTCAGACCTTGAGTAAGTTCAAAGAGTTCCTAGCCGAAAATGACGTATCGCGTCCTATAGACGTAATTACAGAGGACGTATACGAATTTATACAACGAAGATTAGACATAGGTAATAAAGCGTCTACAGTCAACAAATATATTAGAGGTCTGCGCGCGTTCTTTAATCACTTGCATAGCTCGGGCTACTTAAATGAAAACCCAATGGAACCGATTGATAAGCTCGTTGAAGAAAAGCGCATTAATCGCACGCTAAGTCGCGAACAGGTTGTTGCGTTATTGGACGCGCCTGATAGAGGTACGATAGCCGGCTTTCGCACCTACGTCTTCCTACTCGTTCTCTTGGATACTGGGGTACGCTTGGAGGAGGCGTTGACCTTTCGTGTCCATGACGTTTACTGGCAGGAGCAAGTGATTCAAATTTACGGGAAGGGCCGCACGGAACGCGTTGTGCCATTCAGCGAGACGTTAGCGCTTCGATTACGTGAATATCAGGAGATGCGTGGAGAGCAGGAACACGATATTTTCTTCGTGAATGCGGAGGGTCAGCCGCTTAGACGACGCTATGTACAGGAGCAGATAAGCGATTACGGCAAACTGGCGAATATCAAGGGAGTTCGCGTATCCTGCCATTCGCTGCGGTATACGTTTGCGCGCAATTACTTAATGAACGGCGGTGATATTGTTTCGCTTATGTCGATCATGGGCCATAAGACGTTGGAGATGGTGAAACTCTACGCAGAGATGTACCAGCCGGATATCTCCGTACAGCATACGAAATATTCACCGGTAAATTCGATTCTTAGCGATTAG